The segment TTGATGTCAGGGAACGGCTCACGAGGAGAATGGAATGGACTCTTCTTCACCTTCCGGAGACATGCTCACTTGCTCCAGACCATTGATAGAGAGGAGGCTGAGGCCACCGCATGACCAAGCTCTCAAGTGCCCAAGGTGTGACTCAACACACACCAAGTTTTGCTATTACAACAATTACAGCCTCTCTCAGCCAAGGTACTTCTGCAAGACTTGTAGAAGGTATTGGACTAAAGGGGGCACCCTCAGGAACATTCCTGTGGGTGGTGGGTGCCGAAAGAACAAGAAGGTTGCATCCAAGAAATCAAATGATCATTCAATTAACCAGAACCCGGGACCTTCCTCACATAATCCCACTGATCTTCACCTCTCATTTCCTGAGGTGCAGTTTTCTCACCTCTCCAACTTACTTGGGAGCCATGGGGGCCTTGGAAATCATAGTTTCATGGAGAGCAAGTACAATGGTATGCTTGAAAATGCTAGACCAATTGATTTTATGGAAGGTAAGTTTGAAGCTATAGTCGGAAGTTCCAGGAACCATGATTTTATGGGGAATTGTGAGTTGGGTATGGGTGGACTTGGAGATATGAGTCATGGTGGGTTAGCACCAAATTTTCATGGCCTTTGCTCTCCATTTGGGGTCACCCTTGATGCAAACGGTGGAACTTTCATGGACACTTGCCAGAGGTTAATGCTACCATATGAGGGAAACGTGGAACAAAATGCAATGGACGTGAAGCCAAATACCAAGCTCCTGTCCCTTGACTGGCAAGATCAAGGTTGTTCTGATGCTGGGAAGGACTCATTTGTGTATCTCAACAGCCTTGGTTCATGGAACGGCATGATGAGCAATGGTTACGGGCCATCAACCACAAACCCACTAGTCTAAACTCAGCTAATTCAAGCAGCAGTACTACTTCTCGATCTGCAATCAACTGTTCTGAATTATCGGCGATAAAACCAATTAGTCTAGGATTATCCCACTACTTCTAAGCATATATGCCTTTGATGGAAAGGCTCTTTTTTATCACGTTTCTTTCTGTTAAGGTGGTCTGGATCAATTTTAATTGACTTTAACAAGCAGGAGTGTGAATGAGGAACTTGAAAGTCCACAAATGACTGCCTTATGTTCCTTTGTTGTTAAATTTGGCGTCGTTGTTAAAGATATTCAAAGTTGTAAGATTTTGTTGCCATACCGAGAAAGATATTATAGGGCTTTCTTTTTTACGTCATAAAAGAGTAGTCTTCGTACTACATAGTCTACCTGCTCTCTCTCTATGCTTTCTAGTGTGTGCTTTTGTTTGCTTAATCTTGTGAGGTTGGGAGGGAAAGAAAAGcagagtgaaagaaaaattctcTCTCGATTAGCGTGTCATTGCATGTGCCTTTCATTTTCCTACCCAACTACATTCGTTACAAGGAAAATTGAAGAGTACTTTCTCTTAAACATTTTTGCCAAATTAGCATGCTTAGAAACATTTAGGCTATGTCGATTCTTGAAaaacttgagaaaaaaaaaaatacatatctatatatatatatatatatatatatatatatatatatataaagaaaaaaatggaagagaagaaaaaaaaattgaaggaaaataatttaaaaatatataaaattttaattatatttgattattttttatatttttcataataaaattaaatattaaaaaaaaaaatcattttttcaataatttttttctcaatatttttgaagaaccaaacataatgttAAATAATACACCAAGGATAGTAGTGATTTGGAAGAAAACtattaatctataattaagtTTCCCTTTAGAATATACAAGTGGAAATCTGGGTTTGAACTACTATATGTAAATTTGGGTAGTGTTCTCATTGGAGTGAGACATTGCGCACAGAATATTTGTTTAGCACGAAAGCAATGACTCGAATATCAAAAGACGTCGTTTCCTAAACCAGATTCTTATCTGTTAGTTTGCAGTCAAGCTCGAGATTGCTCTATTCTAGATAAATATTCGCCCGCCAAAATTTTTGGGCTGATTATTTGAGCTTGGGCCCGCAACTTCCAAAAGGAAGGAAGAAATTAATGCTGGGCGGGTGGGAAAATGAGGCCCATTTTGCCAAAAAGCATGGGAACGGTTTATGAAGAGTTGTCTCACTCACCCGGTTCATCTCAACCGTTGGTTCAGACGGTTTGAGATCGATCCAAAGGGTAAAATGGTTCAAGAGGGGAAATCGGATCAGAAAGACCACTAGTCAATGGTTGGATCGGTTCGATTGATCTAgttcggtttttaaaacattgattacAACATGATGGTTAGTCTTCTCCATTTGCACTGttgattaaattttgatatGGGTTATAGTCACGTGAGAGGATAGCAACTTGCTGATTAGGTTAGCTTGGTGGAGTAccggaaaaagaaaaaaataaaatgttgaagataataattttctcatgtttattttatgatggaaaatattcaaaaaaatcaaatataattaaaattagttaataacttatgtatttttaaacaTGTTAAAAGAAGTTTGGGACATTCTATTGGTTACACATGAGGGCACTTCTTTTGTGAAGTCGTCTAAAATTCACATGCTTATTTGAAATCATTCAAATGCAAGAAGATGAGATTTTTCCAAGTTCTATGCTAATTGGAGTGATATGGTCAACTCAACCTTTAATCTTGACAAAAAGATTATTCAATTTAAGGTAGTTAGAAAAATCCTTACAACTCTTTTTAAGCCTAAGGTAATTGTCATAGAGAAAAACAATGACATTGACTCTATAAGAGTTTATGAACTTATGAGATTCTTGGAAACTTAGGAGATGATAACTCTTCTTAGTTCTTGGAAGCCACAAAGTGCAGCCTTTAAAGCTTATATAAGAATGATATTAATGATCAAAAAATctaataatcaaattttgacaTAGCATCAGCTTTTATTATTgtcaaaaaagttttaaaagacCACCATAGATCATCAAAGAGGAAAAAGAGttgacaataataaaaataaaacaaaaaatggtttattcaaaactaaaaaagttaGATGTTTCAATAAGTGAGAATTAAGAAATATGGTTTTGATTATCCTTGTCcgatattaaaaaagaaatataggtAGCTTGAAGTGATTATAATTTAAGTGAAGATGAATCTTTAGACTCTAAACAACAAATATGAACAAAATGACAATTATCTTGCTTTTTGTGGCATTTGTAGATTCTCACTTTGATCACATTAATGATATTgagtttgataataattttaagtgtgaatttgaggatttttatGATGCATATAAAGACATGCTTCAATGCAAATTAATcctaaatgtataaaaatacaTAGCATGCCTTAAAAGTGAATGAATTGATGGAAATATCAATCTTCGTTGAAGCGTCCACTTTGaaaactaaaaaggaaaatctaCTTAACAAAGTGAAATTTCTTGAGTGTGAACATGAAATTGTaagtataaataataaatcctttactcttaaaattgaataaataagaaagaTTTGGCTTCTAAAAATGATATCTTTCATCAGGGCTGAAAtgttaaatgaaataattaacaAGGGAAAGTCCACTAAATAATTAACGATGAAATAAACAAGGCCTAGGTTATGTGAATAAGAGTAAGACTCCTATTAGCGGAAAAACCGTCTTTGTTGAATCCTAAGAAAGTGCTCCATCTCCACTTAGGTTTGCTTCCCATTGCTCTAATTGTAACAAACTTGGACATCAATAAGGTAAGCGTTATAGTAGACTCTTCATAAGTTCCAAGCTCATGTAAATAGGTTAGTGAATGAGTCTAActtccttagaatcaaaattttcatataaagaAAAGTAAGAGGTCCTTACTTTAGGTTATAAATAGGAAAAGTCATATAGTAATAACTCCTAAGGTCAAGTAAGTCCTAATTAGGAAAGATGATTTTGTCAAACTTTAGGATAAAAGTTTAATAATCTCAAAGTCATTCCTCTAAATTCTCTTAGAACCATATTTATAGGAAATCCTTAAGATATTCTTCTTTCACTTCACACATTTTGTTCCATAACCTAAGGTCTCATCTTAGTGTTTTATCTTTATCCCTAGTGTTATGGTGAGCATAAGAGTTTTTAGGATAATTCATGTCTTGTTTTATTCTTAGGACTTTATTGTTAGTGCGCTAGAGTCTAATTCATAGGGTTAGAGGGAGTATATTTGTTCTCAGATTTTGGTCATGGGATCATTCACTAGGGGAAttcatatttctaaaaattctatgCCCATTTTATTCTATACTTAtggtttgataaatattattaattacttgatatattattattttcctaaatattttgagtaatatttcaattatgtaattttgtaaaatgtGTTTCTTCTAACTATTATCCCTATGaacattttaatcattttttagaaCCTTAGAACAAAGTAAATAAGGAGTTTGATATGTTGGGTATATAAAATCCTTTATTCCTTTTAGTTGAAAACAAATCTTCTTAAGTTTGATTTATGTGTGAAATTTCATATTAAGTGAATTATTGAGAAATTTAAATTAGTTTAGAATATCATGTTTAATATAGTccctaaattaaaatttttccaaTGTGAAAAAGGTTATCTTGGTGAAATCTATGTTTCATATCCCTAAACTAAGAGTGAAAGCCATCACTTTCAAAAATGGGAAAACACTTTTATGGAAAGGCTCCAATGCATGAAATGTAATTTTCCATGTTTATGTAgttaatggaaaatgactccaatattacaaataattcaagaaaaatCTAGCAAATGTTTTACGGGGAGTTTTTATGATGTGCTTTAAAAGATCAATATGTATTGGTTGtattaaacaaaaatccaaCAAGACTATCATCAAATTGAATGaatgaataataaattgatTCAGAAAGAGGCAAGATCTATAAAATCAACTAGGCTTGTAAACGGAATTGCTTAAATTAAATGGTAAGTTGGCATTCTTAAAATTAGCCACTTTAAATGGTTTTATTCTTGTTATATCCTATTCGCCATTGAAAAGTTTTAGAATCTAATTTGTGATTAATTTGATTCTTTGGATGATTTTTAGGAAGATTTTTCATGAGTTGAATATGTTTTTGTTTAGTTTACTCatcttatttatgattttaataatgtATTGAGTTTCAATGTATTAAAAAAGCTACTAGCTTGTGAATTTGTTTGGATGAGGTTCTTtagatttattgaaatttttttgtgagATATACTTCACATAGAATATTTA is part of the Vitis riparia cultivar Riparia Gloire de Montpellier isolate 1030 chromosome 17, EGFV_Vit.rip_1.0, whole genome shotgun sequence genome and harbors:
- the LOC117934527 gene encoding dof zinc finger protein DOF5.6; this encodes MGLTFLPVCMDSSEWLQGTAHEENGMDSSSPSGDMLTCSRPLIERRLRPPHDQALKCPRCDSTHTKFCYYNNYSLSQPRYFCKTCRRYWTKGGTLRNIPVGGGCRKNKKVASKKSNDHSINQNPGPSSHNPTDLHLSFPEVQFSHLSNLLGSHGGLGNHSFMESKYNGMLENARPIDFMEGKFEAIVGSSRNHDFMGNCELGMGGLGDMSHGGLAPNFHGLCSPFGVTLDANGGTFMDTCQRLMLPYEGNVEQNAMDVKPNTKLLSLDWQDQGCSDAGKDSFVYLNSLGSWNGMMSNGYGPSTTNPLV